The following proteins come from a genomic window of Candidatus Thiodiazotropha sp. CDECU1:
- a CDS encoding porin: MKKVLSLAIAAALVAPAAVMADATLFGKAHFIVENVDDGDTDVWGVDSIHSRVGVKGSEDLGGGLKAVYHFEFKVHNDDGADGLGDRNQFIGLAGGFGTALLGTHDTPMKMSQGKFDEFGDLPNGDLANVIPGDDRVENVIAYVSPAMGGLTFVGALVSGERPDLELDGPADHISLAGLYSNGPIFASLAYNSYDLGSPVDADPSLLRLTGIWNGGMWQAGIMWASMDLDLDGVDDPDFLGLSGHVKVGSGKIKAQYLMGDSTNGGVAGLVAGFTPNVNVGMPVSDPENDVTQFSIGYEHGLSKRTKAHVGFTSYEEDETDVESDAFFAGLIHSF, from the coding sequence ATGAAAAAAGTACTCTCTCTGGCAATTGCAGCTGCACTGGTGGCTCCTGCCGCAGTCATGGCTGATGCCACCCTGTTTGGTAAAGCGCACTTCATCGTCGAAAACGTAGATGATGGCGACACAGATGTCTGGGGTGTTGACAGCATCCATTCTCGCGTTGGTGTGAAAGGCAGCGAAGACCTGGGTGGTGGACTGAAAGCTGTTTATCACTTCGAATTCAAAGTACACAACGATGACGGCGCCGATGGTCTTGGCGATCGTAACCAGTTCATCGGCCTGGCCGGTGGCTTCGGTACCGCTCTGTTGGGTACTCACGACACCCCAATGAAGATGTCTCAGGGCAAATTCGATGAGTTCGGTGATCTGCCGAACGGTGACCTTGCCAACGTAATTCCTGGCGATGACCGCGTTGAAAACGTTATCGCTTATGTATCACCTGCCATGGGCGGTCTGACCTTCGTCGGCGCACTGGTTTCCGGTGAGAGACCTGACCTAGAGCTGGACGGCCCCGCCGACCACATCTCCCTGGCTGGTCTCTACAGCAACGGCCCGATCTTCGCATCCCTGGCCTACAACAGCTATGACCTCGGTTCTCCAGTAGATGCCGATCCTTCACTGCTGCGTCTTACCGGTATCTGGAATGGTGGCATGTGGCAGGCTGGCATCATGTGGGCCTCCATGGATCTGGACCTCGACGGTGTGGACGATCCTGATTTCCTCGGTCTGAGCGGCCACGTCAAAGTCGGCTCTGGCAAAATCAAGGCTCAGTACCTGATGGGTGATTCCACCAATGGTGGTGTTGCCGGGTTGGTAGCTGGTTTCACTCCTAATGTAAACGTTGGTATGCCTGTTTCCGATCCTGAGAACGATGTTACTCAGTTCAGCATCGGTTACGAGCATGGCTTGAGCAAGCGCACCAAGGCTCACGTCGGCTTCACCTCTTATGAAGAAGACGAGACCGATGTGGAATCAGATGCGTTCTTCGCTGGTCTGATCCACAGCTTCTAA